A section of the Lathamus discolor isolate bLatDis1 chromosome 6, bLatDis1.hap1, whole genome shotgun sequence genome encodes:
- the PPP6R3 gene encoding serine/threonine-protein phosphatase 6 regulatory subunit 3 isoform X2 — protein sequence MFWKFDLHSSSHIDTLLEREDVTLKELMDEEDVLQECKAQNRKLIDFLLKLECLEDLVSFIIEEPPQDMDEQIRYKYPNISCELLTSDVSQINDRLGEEESLLMKLYSFLLNESPLNPLLASFFSKVLSILISRKPEEIVDFLKKKHDFVDLIIKHIGTSAIMDLLLRLLTCIEPPQPRQEVLNWLNEERIIQRLVEIVHPSQDEDRHSNASQSLCEIIRLSRDQMLQVQNSSEPDPLLASLEKQEIIEQLLSNIFHKEKNESAIVSAIQILLTLLETRRQTFEGHIEICPPGMSNSKYSVNKSVLEAIKARLSSFHELLLEPPKKSVMKTTWGVLDPPVGNTRLNVIRLISSLLQTNISSVNQELIELNSIGVILDMFFKYTWNNFLHTQVEICIALILANPLESTENGTITDQDSTGDNLLLKHLFLKCQLIERILEAWEMNEKKQAEGGRRYGYMGHLTRIANCIVHSTDKGPNSTQVQQLIKELPEEVRERWETFCTNSLGETNKRNTVDLVTTCHIHSSSDDEIDFKETGFSQDSSLQQAFSDYQMQQMTSNFIDQFGFNDEKFADQDDIGNVSFDRVSDINFTLNTNESGNIALFEACCKERIQQFDDGGSDEEDIWEEKHIAFTPESQRRSSSGSTDSEESTDSEEEDGTKQDLFESHTNTEDKMEVDLSEPPNWSANFDVPMETAHGASLDSVGSDVWSTEEPMPAKETGWVSFSEFASSLSSKDSLRSNSPVEMETNTDPIDPLSANVTALATHLETPGSVAMEASSDGEDDIENTDKVTETVMNGSMKETLSLTVDAKTETAVFKSEEGKLSTSQEASCKYVVEENAEVTEEASSALQPTNSSPEQRTDQHTHLGEASVNGPV from the exons ATGTTTTGGAAATTTGACCTCCATTCGTCATCCCACATAGATACACTTCTAGAGAGAGAAGATGTAACACTGAAGGAATTGATGGATGAAGAGGATGTTCTGCAAGAGTGCAAGGCTCAGAATCGCAAACTTATAGATTTTCTGCTGAAGTTAGAATGTTTGGAAGACTTAGTTTCATTTATTATCGAAGAGCCACCTCAAGACATGGATGAACAAATTCGATATAA aTATCCAAACATATCGTGTGAGCTGCTTACATCAGATGTCTCACAGATCAATGATAGGCTGGGAGAAGAGGAATCCTTACTTATGAAACTGTACAGCTTCCTCCTGAATGAATCTCCTCTAAACCCTTTACTGGCCAGTTTCTTCAGCAAGGTGCTAAGTATTCTAATaagcagaaaaccagaagag aTTGTggattttttaaagaagaaacatgATTTTGTAGACCTCATTATTAAGCACATAGGGACCTCTGCTATCATGGACTTGCTGCTCAGGCTACTGACTTGCATAGAACCTCCACAGCCTCGGCAAGAAGTGTTAAAT TGGCTGAATGAGGAGCGAATCATCCAGCGGCTTGTGGAAATTGTACATCCATCTCAAGATGAAGAT aGGCATTCAAATGCATCACAGTCACTCTGTGAAATTATTCGTTTAAGCAGAGACCAGATGTTACAAGTACAGAACAGTTCAGAACCGGATCCACTGCTTGCAAGCCTAGAGAA GCAAGAAATCATAGAGCAGCTACTATCTaatatttttcataaagaaaaaaatgaatctgCAATAGTCAGTGCAATCCAAATACTATTGACCTTACTTGAGACAAGACGACAGAC ATTTGAAGGCCATATAGAGATCTGTCCTCCTGGCATGAGCAACTCAAAATATTCGGTCaataaaagtgttttagaaGCCATAAAAGCACGACTTTCATCCTTCCATGAACTCCTACTTGAGCCTCCAAAA aaaagtgTCATGAAGACAACCTGGGGTGTGTTGGACCCACCTGTAGGAAACACACGTTTAAATGTGATAAGATTAATATCTAGCCTTCTACAGACGAATATAAGCAGTGTGAATCAGGAGCTTATAGAGCTTAACAGCATAGGAGTAATACTG GACATGTTCTTTAAGTACACATGGAATAATTTCTTGCATACGCAAGTAGAAATTTGTATTGCATTGATTCTTGCAAATCCTCTTGAAAGCACGGAAAATGGCACAATTACAGATCAGGATTCCACTGGGGACAATCTCTTGCTGAAACAT CTCTTCCTTAAGTGCCAATTAATAGAACGAATACTTGAAGCATGGGAGATGAATGAGAAGAAACA GGCTGAAGGAGGAAGGCGGTATGGCTATATGGGTCATCTGACACGGATAGCAAACTGCATTGTGCACAGTACAGATAAGGGGCCAAACAGTACACAAGTTCAGCAGCTCATTAAAG AGCTTCCAGAGGAGGTCAGAGAGCGATGGGAGACATTCTGCACAAACTCTTTAGGAGAAACTAACAAGAGGAATACAGTGGACCTG GTTACTACCTGCCACATTCATTCTTCCAGTGATGATGAAATTGACTTTAAAGAAACTGGCTTTTCACAGGATTCTTCTTTGCAGCAG GCCTTTTCTGATTATCAGATGCAACAAATGACGTCCAATTTTATTGACCAGTTTGGCTTCAACGATGAGAAGTTTGCTGATCAAGATGACATCGGCAA TGTTTCTTTTGATCGGGTCTCAGACATCAACTTTACCCTCAATACAAATGAAAGT GGCAATATAGCCTTGTTTGAGGCATGCTGTAAGGAGCGGATACAGCAGTTTGATGATGGTGGCTCTGATGAAGAAGacatttgggaagaaaaacatattgCGTTCACACCAGAGTCCCAGAGGCGTTCCAG TTCGGGCAGCACTGACAGTGAAGAAAGTACAGATTCTGAAGAAGAGGATGGAACAAAACAAGACTTGTTTGAATCACACACCAATACAGAGGACAAAATGGAAGTAGACTTAAGTGAAC CACCAAACTGGTCAGCTAACTTTGATGTACCCATGGAGACAGCACATGGTGCCAGTCTGGATTCTGTTGGGTCTGATGTGTGGAGTACAGAAGAACCTATGCCAGCAAAAGAAACTGGTTGGGTTTCCTTTTCTGAGTTTGCGTCCTCTTTGAG CTCAAAAGATTCCTTAAGAAGTAATTCTCCTGTGGAAATGGAAACAAACACAGACCCAATTGATCCCTTGAGTGCAAATGTAACTGCTCTTGCAACACACCTAGAGA CCCCAGGAAGTGTTGCGATGGAGGCCAGCTCAGATGGAGAGGACGATATAGAAAATACAGACAAGGTAACTGAAACAGTAATGAACGGCAGCATGAAGGAGACACTGAGCCTTACTGTAGATGCTAAAACTGAAACGGCTGTTTTCAAAAG TGAGGAAGGAAAATTGTCTACCTCGCAGGAAGCTTCTTGTAAATATGTAGTAGAAGAGAATGCAGAGGTTACAGAAGAGGcttcttcagctctgcagcctACTAACAGCAGTCCAGAACAGAG
- the PPP6R3 gene encoding serine/threonine-protein phosphatase 6 regulatory subunit 3 isoform X3 yields the protein MFAVTSMFWKFDLHSSSHIDTLLEREDVTLKELMDEEDVLQECKAQNRKLIDFLLKLECLEDLVSFIIEEPPQDMDEQIRYKYPNISCELLTSDVSQINDRLGEEESLLMKLYSFLLNESPLNPLLASFFSKVLSILISRKPEEIVDFLKKKHDFVDLIIKHIGTSAIMDLLLRLLTCIEPPQPRQEVLNWLNEERIIQRLVEIVHPSQDEDRHSNASQSLCEIIRLSRDQMLQVQNSSEPDPLLASLEKQEIIEQLLSNIFHKEKNESAIVSAIQILLTLLETRRQTFEGHIEICPPGMSNSKYSVNKSVLEAIKARLSSFHELLLEPPKKSVMKTTWGVLDPPVGNTRLNVIRLISSLLQTNISSVNQELIELNSIGVILDMFFKYTWNNFLHTQVEICIALILANPLESTENGTITDQDSTGDNLLLKHLFLKCQLIERILEAWEMNEKKQAEGGRRYGYMGHLTRIANCIVHSTDKGPNSTQVQQLIKELPEEVRERWETFCTNSLGETNKRNTVDLVTTCHIHSSSDDEIDFKETGFSQDSSLQQFGFNDEKFADQDDIGNVSFDRVSDINFTLNTNESGNIALFEACCKERIQQFDDGGSDEEDIWEEKHIAFTPESQRRSSSGSTDSEESTDSEEEDGTKQDLFESHTNTEDKMEVDLSEPPNWSANFDVPMETAHGASLDSVGSDVWSTEEPMPAKETGWVSFSEFASSLSSKDSLRSNSPVEMETNTDPIDPLSANVTALATHLETPGSVAMEASSDGEDDIENTDKVTETVMNGSMKETLSLTVDAKTETAVFKSEEGKLSTSQEASCKYVVEENAEVTEEASSALQPTNSSPEQRTDQHTHLGEASVNGPV from the exons ACCAGCATGTTTTGGAAATTTGACCTCCATTCGTCATCCCACATAGATACACTTCTAGAGAGAGAAGATGTAACACTGAAGGAATTGATGGATGAAGAGGATGTTCTGCAAGAGTGCAAGGCTCAGAATCGCAAACTTATAGATTTTCTGCTGAAGTTAGAATGTTTGGAAGACTTAGTTTCATTTATTATCGAAGAGCCACCTCAAGACATGGATGAACAAATTCGATATAA aTATCCAAACATATCGTGTGAGCTGCTTACATCAGATGTCTCACAGATCAATGATAGGCTGGGAGAAGAGGAATCCTTACTTATGAAACTGTACAGCTTCCTCCTGAATGAATCTCCTCTAAACCCTTTACTGGCCAGTTTCTTCAGCAAGGTGCTAAGTATTCTAATaagcagaaaaccagaagag aTTGTggattttttaaagaagaaacatgATTTTGTAGACCTCATTATTAAGCACATAGGGACCTCTGCTATCATGGACTTGCTGCTCAGGCTACTGACTTGCATAGAACCTCCACAGCCTCGGCAAGAAGTGTTAAAT TGGCTGAATGAGGAGCGAATCATCCAGCGGCTTGTGGAAATTGTACATCCATCTCAAGATGAAGAT aGGCATTCAAATGCATCACAGTCACTCTGTGAAATTATTCGTTTAAGCAGAGACCAGATGTTACAAGTACAGAACAGTTCAGAACCGGATCCACTGCTTGCAAGCCTAGAGAA GCAAGAAATCATAGAGCAGCTACTATCTaatatttttcataaagaaaaaaatgaatctgCAATAGTCAGTGCAATCCAAATACTATTGACCTTACTTGAGACAAGACGACAGAC ATTTGAAGGCCATATAGAGATCTGTCCTCCTGGCATGAGCAACTCAAAATATTCGGTCaataaaagtgttttagaaGCCATAAAAGCACGACTTTCATCCTTCCATGAACTCCTACTTGAGCCTCCAAAA aaaagtgTCATGAAGACAACCTGGGGTGTGTTGGACCCACCTGTAGGAAACACACGTTTAAATGTGATAAGATTAATATCTAGCCTTCTACAGACGAATATAAGCAGTGTGAATCAGGAGCTTATAGAGCTTAACAGCATAGGAGTAATACTG GACATGTTCTTTAAGTACACATGGAATAATTTCTTGCATACGCAAGTAGAAATTTGTATTGCATTGATTCTTGCAAATCCTCTTGAAAGCACGGAAAATGGCACAATTACAGATCAGGATTCCACTGGGGACAATCTCTTGCTGAAACAT CTCTTCCTTAAGTGCCAATTAATAGAACGAATACTTGAAGCATGGGAGATGAATGAGAAGAAACA GGCTGAAGGAGGAAGGCGGTATGGCTATATGGGTCATCTGACACGGATAGCAAACTGCATTGTGCACAGTACAGATAAGGGGCCAAACAGTACACAAGTTCAGCAGCTCATTAAAG AGCTTCCAGAGGAGGTCAGAGAGCGATGGGAGACATTCTGCACAAACTCTTTAGGAGAAACTAACAAGAGGAATACAGTGGACCTG GTTACTACCTGCCACATTCATTCTTCCAGTGATGATGAAATTGACTTTAAAGAAACTGGCTTTTCACAGGATTCTTCTTTGCAGCAG TTTGGCTTCAACGATGAGAAGTTTGCTGATCAAGATGACATCGGCAA TGTTTCTTTTGATCGGGTCTCAGACATCAACTTTACCCTCAATACAAATGAAAGT GGCAATATAGCCTTGTTTGAGGCATGCTGTAAGGAGCGGATACAGCAGTTTGATGATGGTGGCTCTGATGAAGAAGacatttgggaagaaaaacatattgCGTTCACACCAGAGTCCCAGAGGCGTTCCAG TTCGGGCAGCACTGACAGTGAAGAAAGTACAGATTCTGAAGAAGAGGATGGAACAAAACAAGACTTGTTTGAATCACACACCAATACAGAGGACAAAATGGAAGTAGACTTAAGTGAAC CACCAAACTGGTCAGCTAACTTTGATGTACCCATGGAGACAGCACATGGTGCCAGTCTGGATTCTGTTGGGTCTGATGTGTGGAGTACAGAAGAACCTATGCCAGCAAAAGAAACTGGTTGGGTTTCCTTTTCTGAGTTTGCGTCCTCTTTGAG CTCAAAAGATTCCTTAAGAAGTAATTCTCCTGTGGAAATGGAAACAAACACAGACCCAATTGATCCCTTGAGTGCAAATGTAACTGCTCTTGCAACACACCTAGAGA CCCCAGGAAGTGTTGCGATGGAGGCCAGCTCAGATGGAGAGGACGATATAGAAAATACAGACAAGGTAACTGAAACAGTAATGAACGGCAGCATGAAGGAGACACTGAGCCTTACTGTAGATGCTAAAACTGAAACGGCTGTTTTCAAAAG TGAGGAAGGAAAATTGTCTACCTCGCAGGAAGCTTCTTGTAAATATGTAGTAGAAGAGAATGCAGAGGTTACAGAAGAGGcttcttcagctctgcagcctACTAACAGCAGTCCAGAACAGAG
- the PPP6R3 gene encoding serine/threonine-protein phosphatase 6 regulatory subunit 3 isoform X4: protein MDEEDVLQECKAQNRKLIDFLLKLECLEDLVSFIIEEPPQDMDEQIRYKYPNISCELLTSDVSQINDRLGEEESLLMKLYSFLLNESPLNPLLASFFSKVLSILISRKPEEIVDFLKKKHDFVDLIIKHIGTSAIMDLLLRLLTCIEPPQPRQEVLNWLNEERIIQRLVEIVHPSQDEDRHSNASQSLCEIIRLSRDQMLQVQNSSEPDPLLASLEKQEIIEQLLSNIFHKEKNESAIVSAIQILLTLLETRRQTFEGHIEICPPGMSNSKYSVNKSVLEAIKARLSSFHELLLEPPKKSVMKTTWGVLDPPVGNTRLNVIRLISSLLQTNISSVNQELIELNSIGVILDMFFKYTWNNFLHTQVEICIALILANPLESTENGTITDQDSTGDNLLLKHLFLKCQLIERILEAWEMNEKKQAEGGRRYGYMGHLTRIANCIVHSTDKGPNSTQVQQLIKELPEEVRERWETFCTNSLGETNKRNTVDLVTTCHIHSSSDDEIDFKETGFSQDSSLQQAFSDYQMQQMTSNFIDQFGFNDEKFADQDDIGNVSFDRVSDINFTLNTNESGNIALFEACCKERIQQFDDGGSDEEDIWEEKHIAFTPESQRRSSSGSTDSEESTDSEEEDGTKQDLFESHTNTEDKMEVDLSEPPNWSANFDVPMETAHGASLDSVGSDVWSTEEPMPAKETGWVSFSEFASSLSSKDSLRSNSPVEMETNTDPIDPLSANVTALATHLETPGSVAMEASSDGEDDIENTDKVTETVMNGSMKETLSLTVDAKTETAVFKSEEGKLSTSQEASCKYVVEENAEVTEEASSALQPTNSSPEQRTDQHTHLGEASVNGPV from the exons ATGGATGAAGAGGATGTTCTGCAAGAGTGCAAGGCTCAGAATCGCAAACTTATAGATTTTCTGCTGAAGTTAGAATGTTTGGAAGACTTAGTTTCATTTATTATCGAAGAGCCACCTCAAGACATGGATGAACAAATTCGATATAA aTATCCAAACATATCGTGTGAGCTGCTTACATCAGATGTCTCACAGATCAATGATAGGCTGGGAGAAGAGGAATCCTTACTTATGAAACTGTACAGCTTCCTCCTGAATGAATCTCCTCTAAACCCTTTACTGGCCAGTTTCTTCAGCAAGGTGCTAAGTATTCTAATaagcagaaaaccagaagag aTTGTggattttttaaagaagaaacatgATTTTGTAGACCTCATTATTAAGCACATAGGGACCTCTGCTATCATGGACTTGCTGCTCAGGCTACTGACTTGCATAGAACCTCCACAGCCTCGGCAAGAAGTGTTAAAT TGGCTGAATGAGGAGCGAATCATCCAGCGGCTTGTGGAAATTGTACATCCATCTCAAGATGAAGAT aGGCATTCAAATGCATCACAGTCACTCTGTGAAATTATTCGTTTAAGCAGAGACCAGATGTTACAAGTACAGAACAGTTCAGAACCGGATCCACTGCTTGCAAGCCTAGAGAA GCAAGAAATCATAGAGCAGCTACTATCTaatatttttcataaagaaaaaaatgaatctgCAATAGTCAGTGCAATCCAAATACTATTGACCTTACTTGAGACAAGACGACAGAC ATTTGAAGGCCATATAGAGATCTGTCCTCCTGGCATGAGCAACTCAAAATATTCGGTCaataaaagtgttttagaaGCCATAAAAGCACGACTTTCATCCTTCCATGAACTCCTACTTGAGCCTCCAAAA aaaagtgTCATGAAGACAACCTGGGGTGTGTTGGACCCACCTGTAGGAAACACACGTTTAAATGTGATAAGATTAATATCTAGCCTTCTACAGACGAATATAAGCAGTGTGAATCAGGAGCTTATAGAGCTTAACAGCATAGGAGTAATACTG GACATGTTCTTTAAGTACACATGGAATAATTTCTTGCATACGCAAGTAGAAATTTGTATTGCATTGATTCTTGCAAATCCTCTTGAAAGCACGGAAAATGGCACAATTACAGATCAGGATTCCACTGGGGACAATCTCTTGCTGAAACAT CTCTTCCTTAAGTGCCAATTAATAGAACGAATACTTGAAGCATGGGAGATGAATGAGAAGAAACA GGCTGAAGGAGGAAGGCGGTATGGCTATATGGGTCATCTGACACGGATAGCAAACTGCATTGTGCACAGTACAGATAAGGGGCCAAACAGTACACAAGTTCAGCAGCTCATTAAAG AGCTTCCAGAGGAGGTCAGAGAGCGATGGGAGACATTCTGCACAAACTCTTTAGGAGAAACTAACAAGAGGAATACAGTGGACCTG GTTACTACCTGCCACATTCATTCTTCCAGTGATGATGAAATTGACTTTAAAGAAACTGGCTTTTCACAGGATTCTTCTTTGCAGCAG GCCTTTTCTGATTATCAGATGCAACAAATGACGTCCAATTTTATTGACCAGTTTGGCTTCAACGATGAGAAGTTTGCTGATCAAGATGACATCGGCAA TGTTTCTTTTGATCGGGTCTCAGACATCAACTTTACCCTCAATACAAATGAAAGT GGCAATATAGCCTTGTTTGAGGCATGCTGTAAGGAGCGGATACAGCAGTTTGATGATGGTGGCTCTGATGAAGAAGacatttgggaagaaaaacatattgCGTTCACACCAGAGTCCCAGAGGCGTTCCAG TTCGGGCAGCACTGACAGTGAAGAAAGTACAGATTCTGAAGAAGAGGATGGAACAAAACAAGACTTGTTTGAATCACACACCAATACAGAGGACAAAATGGAAGTAGACTTAAGTGAAC CACCAAACTGGTCAGCTAACTTTGATGTACCCATGGAGACAGCACATGGTGCCAGTCTGGATTCTGTTGGGTCTGATGTGTGGAGTACAGAAGAACCTATGCCAGCAAAAGAAACTGGTTGGGTTTCCTTTTCTGAGTTTGCGTCCTCTTTGAG CTCAAAAGATTCCTTAAGAAGTAATTCTCCTGTGGAAATGGAAACAAACACAGACCCAATTGATCCCTTGAGTGCAAATGTAACTGCTCTTGCAACACACCTAGAGA CCCCAGGAAGTGTTGCGATGGAGGCCAGCTCAGATGGAGAGGACGATATAGAAAATACAGACAAGGTAACTGAAACAGTAATGAACGGCAGCATGAAGGAGACACTGAGCCTTACTGTAGATGCTAAAACTGAAACGGCTGTTTTCAAAAG TGAGGAAGGAAAATTGTCTACCTCGCAGGAAGCTTCTTGTAAATATGTAGTAGAAGAGAATGCAGAGGTTACAGAAGAGGcttcttcagctctgcagcctACTAACAGCAGTCCAGAACAGAG
- the PPP6R3 gene encoding serine/threonine-protein phosphatase 6 regulatory subunit 3 isoform X1, translated as MFAVTSMFWKFDLHSSSHIDTLLEREDVTLKELMDEEDVLQECKAQNRKLIDFLLKLECLEDLVSFIIEEPPQDMDEQIRYKYPNISCELLTSDVSQINDRLGEEESLLMKLYSFLLNESPLNPLLASFFSKVLSILISRKPEEIVDFLKKKHDFVDLIIKHIGTSAIMDLLLRLLTCIEPPQPRQEVLNWLNEERIIQRLVEIVHPSQDEDRHSNASQSLCEIIRLSRDQMLQVQNSSEPDPLLASLEKQEIIEQLLSNIFHKEKNESAIVSAIQILLTLLETRRQTFEGHIEICPPGMSNSKYSVNKSVLEAIKARLSSFHELLLEPPKKSVMKTTWGVLDPPVGNTRLNVIRLISSLLQTNISSVNQELIELNSIGVILDMFFKYTWNNFLHTQVEICIALILANPLESTENGTITDQDSTGDNLLLKHLFLKCQLIERILEAWEMNEKKQAEGGRRYGYMGHLTRIANCIVHSTDKGPNSTQVQQLIKELPEEVRERWETFCTNSLGETNKRNTVDLVTTCHIHSSSDDEIDFKETGFSQDSSLQQAFSDYQMQQMTSNFIDQFGFNDEKFADQDDIGNVSFDRVSDINFTLNTNESGNIALFEACCKERIQQFDDGGSDEEDIWEEKHIAFTPESQRRSSSGSTDSEESTDSEEEDGTKQDLFESHTNTEDKMEVDLSEPPNWSANFDVPMETAHGASLDSVGSDVWSTEEPMPAKETGWVSFSEFASSLSSKDSLRSNSPVEMETNTDPIDPLSANVTALATHLETPGSVAMEASSDGEDDIENTDKVTETVMNGSMKETLSLTVDAKTETAVFKSEEGKLSTSQEASCKYVVEENAEVTEEASSALQPTNSSPEQRTDQHTHLGEASVNGPV; from the exons ACCAGCATGTTTTGGAAATTTGACCTCCATTCGTCATCCCACATAGATACACTTCTAGAGAGAGAAGATGTAACACTGAAGGAATTGATGGATGAAGAGGATGTTCTGCAAGAGTGCAAGGCTCAGAATCGCAAACTTATAGATTTTCTGCTGAAGTTAGAATGTTTGGAAGACTTAGTTTCATTTATTATCGAAGAGCCACCTCAAGACATGGATGAACAAATTCGATATAA aTATCCAAACATATCGTGTGAGCTGCTTACATCAGATGTCTCACAGATCAATGATAGGCTGGGAGAAGAGGAATCCTTACTTATGAAACTGTACAGCTTCCTCCTGAATGAATCTCCTCTAAACCCTTTACTGGCCAGTTTCTTCAGCAAGGTGCTAAGTATTCTAATaagcagaaaaccagaagag aTTGTggattttttaaagaagaaacatgATTTTGTAGACCTCATTATTAAGCACATAGGGACCTCTGCTATCATGGACTTGCTGCTCAGGCTACTGACTTGCATAGAACCTCCACAGCCTCGGCAAGAAGTGTTAAAT TGGCTGAATGAGGAGCGAATCATCCAGCGGCTTGTGGAAATTGTACATCCATCTCAAGATGAAGAT aGGCATTCAAATGCATCACAGTCACTCTGTGAAATTATTCGTTTAAGCAGAGACCAGATGTTACAAGTACAGAACAGTTCAGAACCGGATCCACTGCTTGCAAGCCTAGAGAA GCAAGAAATCATAGAGCAGCTACTATCTaatatttttcataaagaaaaaaatgaatctgCAATAGTCAGTGCAATCCAAATACTATTGACCTTACTTGAGACAAGACGACAGAC ATTTGAAGGCCATATAGAGATCTGTCCTCCTGGCATGAGCAACTCAAAATATTCGGTCaataaaagtgttttagaaGCCATAAAAGCACGACTTTCATCCTTCCATGAACTCCTACTTGAGCCTCCAAAA aaaagtgTCATGAAGACAACCTGGGGTGTGTTGGACCCACCTGTAGGAAACACACGTTTAAATGTGATAAGATTAATATCTAGCCTTCTACAGACGAATATAAGCAGTGTGAATCAGGAGCTTATAGAGCTTAACAGCATAGGAGTAATACTG GACATGTTCTTTAAGTACACATGGAATAATTTCTTGCATACGCAAGTAGAAATTTGTATTGCATTGATTCTTGCAAATCCTCTTGAAAGCACGGAAAATGGCACAATTACAGATCAGGATTCCACTGGGGACAATCTCTTGCTGAAACAT CTCTTCCTTAAGTGCCAATTAATAGAACGAATACTTGAAGCATGGGAGATGAATGAGAAGAAACA GGCTGAAGGAGGAAGGCGGTATGGCTATATGGGTCATCTGACACGGATAGCAAACTGCATTGTGCACAGTACAGATAAGGGGCCAAACAGTACACAAGTTCAGCAGCTCATTAAAG AGCTTCCAGAGGAGGTCAGAGAGCGATGGGAGACATTCTGCACAAACTCTTTAGGAGAAACTAACAAGAGGAATACAGTGGACCTG GTTACTACCTGCCACATTCATTCTTCCAGTGATGATGAAATTGACTTTAAAGAAACTGGCTTTTCACAGGATTCTTCTTTGCAGCAG GCCTTTTCTGATTATCAGATGCAACAAATGACGTCCAATTTTATTGACCAGTTTGGCTTCAACGATGAGAAGTTTGCTGATCAAGATGACATCGGCAA TGTTTCTTTTGATCGGGTCTCAGACATCAACTTTACCCTCAATACAAATGAAAGT GGCAATATAGCCTTGTTTGAGGCATGCTGTAAGGAGCGGATACAGCAGTTTGATGATGGTGGCTCTGATGAAGAAGacatttgggaagaaaaacatattgCGTTCACACCAGAGTCCCAGAGGCGTTCCAG TTCGGGCAGCACTGACAGTGAAGAAAGTACAGATTCTGAAGAAGAGGATGGAACAAAACAAGACTTGTTTGAATCACACACCAATACAGAGGACAAAATGGAAGTAGACTTAAGTGAAC CACCAAACTGGTCAGCTAACTTTGATGTACCCATGGAGACAGCACATGGTGCCAGTCTGGATTCTGTTGGGTCTGATGTGTGGAGTACAGAAGAACCTATGCCAGCAAAAGAAACTGGTTGGGTTTCCTTTTCTGAGTTTGCGTCCTCTTTGAG CTCAAAAGATTCCTTAAGAAGTAATTCTCCTGTGGAAATGGAAACAAACACAGACCCAATTGATCCCTTGAGTGCAAATGTAACTGCTCTTGCAACACACCTAGAGA CCCCAGGAAGTGTTGCGATGGAGGCCAGCTCAGATGGAGAGGACGATATAGAAAATACAGACAAGGTAACTGAAACAGTAATGAACGGCAGCATGAAGGAGACACTGAGCCTTACTGTAGATGCTAAAACTGAAACGGCTGTTTTCAAAAG TGAGGAAGGAAAATTGTCTACCTCGCAGGAAGCTTCTTGTAAATATGTAGTAGAAGAGAATGCAGAGGTTACAGAAGAGGcttcttcagctctgcagcctACTAACAGCAGTCCAGAACAGAG